The Thermodesulfobacteriota bacterium genome window below encodes:
- a CDS encoding response regulator, which translates to MAKLLLIDDEEGIRKILGMSLRSDGYEVVTAEDGRQGLDLFREGRFPIVLTDLKMPELDGIEVLKRIKEIEPSAEVIIITGHGNMEAAVQSLYLGASNFVTKPVNDQILSAALKKAEQRVEMDRMLRDCTQNLEAMVKEVAEEIRRRYEFESKLIQRWIEGIIATDNEGNIVVFNPTAEKIFGYSQDEAKSTKKAHDIYPEKIIQKIADVFSGKKGRGDDIFTEEHTSVAGKNGEPVPVRISGAILYEADKPIGSVGFFQDLREIKELREEFLPESDRAS; encoded by the coding sequence ATGGCGAAACTTCTGCTAATTGATGATGAAGAAGGTATCAGAAAGATCCTGGGCATGTCGCTTAGAAGTGACGGATATGAAGTGGTAACTGCGGAGGATGGGCGGCAGGGCCTGGACCTGTTTCGAGAAGGACGCTTTCCGATAGTGCTGACCGATCTAAAAATGCCTGAATTGGATGGGATAGAGGTCTTAAAGAGGATTAAGGAGATCGAACCCTCTGCCGAGGTAATTATTATTACCGGCCACGGGAACATGGAGGCTGCCGTGCAATCGCTTTATTTAGGCGCGTCTAATTTTGTCACTAAGCCGGTAAATGATCAAATCCTTTCTGCAGCCTTAAAAAAGGCCGAACAACGAGTGGAAATGGACCGGATGTTGCGGGACTGTACCCAAAACCTGGAGGCCATGGTAAAGGAAGTTGCCGAGGAAATAAGAAGGAGATATGAATTCGAAAGTAAACTTATACAGCGCTGGATTGAGGGAATTATTGCCACGGATAACGAAGGGAATATTGTAGTATTTAATCCTACCGCGGAAAAGATATTTGGGTATAGCCAGGATGAAGCCAAAAGTACAAAGAAGGCCCATGACATCTATCCTGAAAAGATAATACAAAAGATTGCCGATGTCTTTTCCGGTAAAAAGGGCAGAGGAGACGATATCTTTACCGAAGAACATACATCTGTAGCGGGGAAAAACGGTGAACCGGTACCGGTGCGAATTTCAGGCGCGATACTCTATGAGGCCGATAAGCCTATAGGGAGTGTTGGATTTTTCCAGGACTTGAGAGAGATTAAAGAATTGCGGGAGGAATTTCTTCCTGAATCTGACCGGGCTAGCTAG